A genomic segment from Deinococcus multiflagellatus encodes:
- a CDS encoding DUF6283 family protein, with protein MSRFQPLRSNGDVQAVFGLSQPCPECPFRKDRPGFLGRARVQHIIDEQAEGVPFMCHKTTSARGIRPGDRRARYCAGAMRYGEATHRHILPMRLGMAYGLWSPDQLRRDVPVLDSPGALLAHHEGLNWQPPVPLEAWRPLDHLIAVSELVDATLREPALITNRGSR; from the coding sequence ATGAGCCGCTTCCAGCCCCTGCGCAGCAACGGCGACGTGCAAGCGGTGTTCGGCCTGTCGCAGCCCTGCCCGGAGTGCCCGTTCCGCAAGGACCGGCCCGGCTTCCTGGGCCGCGCCCGGGTGCAGCACATCATTGACGAGCAGGCGGAAGGCGTGCCCTTCATGTGCCACAAAACCACGTCGGCGCGTGGCATTCGCCCAGGTGACCGCCGCGCGCGCTACTGCGCCGGGGCCATGCGGTACGGCGAGGCCACGCACCGGCACATCCTCCCGATGCGGCTGGGCATGGCTTACGGACTCTGGTCCCCGGACCAGCTGCGCCGCGACGTGCCAGTGCTGGACAGTCCAGGGGCGCTGCTGGCCCACCACGAGGGTCTGAACTGGCAGCCCCCAGTGCCGCTGGAGGCCTGGCGCCCCTTGGATCACCTGATCGCTGTGTCCGAGCTCGTGGACGCCACGCTGCGAGAGCCGGCGCTGATCACCAATAGGGGGAGCCGATGA
- a CDS encoding sce7726 family protein, translating to MKDADIRPVLQRHVEQRYGTRPDTEIVNEFGVRHGTNRIDLAVVNGVMRGYEIKSAKDTLERLPAQSAMYATVFDYLTLVASPKHIEPALPMLPDWWGIVRADPAPPKAKTAVRLTPVRRAKRNPAVDPEALVALLWRDEAYDALAARGLAAEFKHATRPVLWQALLDELSLKELQAVVRTSICSRAQRVLSDPWAF from the coding sequence ATGAAGGATGCTGACATTCGGCCCGTGCTGCAGCGGCACGTGGAGCAACGGTACGGGACGAGGCCCGACACCGAGATCGTGAACGAGTTTGGCGTGCGCCACGGCACCAACCGCATTGACCTCGCGGTGGTGAACGGTGTGATGCGTGGGTATGAGATCAAAAGCGCCAAAGACACCCTGGAGCGCCTGCCCGCGCAAAGTGCCATGTACGCCACCGTCTTCGATTACCTCACGTTGGTGGCCAGTCCGAAACACATTGAGCCTGCCCTGCCCATGCTGCCCGACTGGTGGGGTATTGTGCGCGCCGACCCTGCGCCCCCCAAAGCGAAAACTGCGGTGCGCCTGACGCCCGTCCGCCGGGCCAAGCGGAACCCAGCGGTCGATCCCGAAGCGCTGGTGGCCCTGCTGTGGCGCGATGAAGCGTATGACGCGCTGGCCGCCCGAGGCCTGGCCGCCGAGTTCAAACACGCAACAAGGCCTGTGTTGTGGCAGGCCTTGTTGGATGAGCTCTCATTGAAAGAACTGCAGGCGGTGGTCAGGACTTCGATTTGCTCGCGCGCGCAGCGGGTGCTTTCGGACCCTTGGGCGTTTTAG